One window from the genome of Rufibacter tibetensis encodes:
- the moeB gene encoding molybdopterin-synthase adenylyltransferase MoeB, which yields MPSVTLTPEETNRYSRHLILPEIGLAGQQKLKEAKVLVIGAGGLGCPVLQYLTAAGVGTIGIVDFDRVEESNLQRQILFSVPDVGRLKAEVAQEKLKTQNPYVHLISYPVHLQPQNALELLAGYDLVIDGSDNFATRYLVNDACVILKKPLVFGSIFKFEGQISVFNYQGGPTYRCLYPEASELASCSEVGVLGVLPGLVGCLLANEAIKVITGLGEIAAGKLLVLNALTLQFNTYSFGVNPMNLSITELPMEASLCEEPITDISFPDLLHKLQSGERFTLLDVRETDEYLREHMGGKLYPLSALEQTWPAIPTNRPVVVHCQSGMRSKKACRLLQAKGFTNLYNLAGGINRLTPEERTQLASHFTSPVAPQ from the coding sequence GCCGGACAGCAGAAACTCAAGGAAGCCAAAGTGCTGGTGATTGGGGCGGGTGGACTGGGCTGCCCGGTACTTCAATACCTTACTGCCGCCGGGGTGGGCACCATAGGCATTGTAGATTTTGACCGGGTAGAAGAAAGCAACCTGCAACGCCAGATCTTATTCTCGGTACCAGATGTGGGCCGTTTAAAGGCCGAAGTGGCGCAGGAAAAACTGAAGACGCAGAACCCGTACGTGCATCTCATCAGCTATCCGGTACATTTACAGCCGCAAAATGCGTTGGAACTGCTGGCGGGATATGACCTGGTGATAGATGGCTCCGATAATTTTGCAACCCGTTATCTGGTCAACGATGCCTGCGTGATCCTGAAAAAACCCTTGGTTTTTGGGTCTATTTTCAAGTTTGAGGGACAAATCAGCGTCTTCAATTACCAGGGTGGCCCCACCTACCGTTGTCTCTACCCCGAAGCCAGTGAATTGGCCTCCTGCTCAGAGGTAGGGGTGCTGGGCGTTTTACCGGGGTTGGTGGGATGCCTCTTGGCCAATGAAGCTATTAAAGTAATTACCGGCCTAGGCGAAATCGCAGCGGGCAAACTTCTCGTGTTGAATGCGCTTACCCTGCAGTTCAACACCTATTCCTTCGGGGTAAACCCGATGAACCTGAGCATTACTGAGCTGCCAATGGAAGCTTCTTTATGCGAGGAACCTATCACTGATATCTCCTTCCCTGACCTGCTGCACAAACTCCAATCAGGAGAAAGATTCACGCTGCTGGATGTACGGGAAACAGATGAATACCTGCGCGAACACATGGGCGGAAAGTTATACCCGCTGTCTGCACTGGAGCAAACCTGGCCCGCCATACCCACCAACAGGCCGGTGGTGGTACATTGCCAAAGCGGCATGCGCAGCAAAAAGGCCTGCCGTCTCTTACAGGCTAAGGGCTTCACCAACCTGTACAATTTAGCAGGCGGAATAAATCGCCTCACCCCAGAAGAACGAACCCAACTAGCCTCCCATTTTACTTCTCCTGTAGCGCCCCAATAA
- a CDS encoding thiamine phosphate synthase yields the protein MPVPPFNLVVVTPDNSTPLQIALWLELLNAGADYLYVRGDVEAYEVQEELARLVSRGYASKLILPRTQAKSLEAAVRYFHVKERERHTSERTYSPTIPYSTSVHALSDIGDLDPVFQLVFYSPLFRSISKEGYGPKTELATIQKEWQALKAQQGRLPKVIGLGGISADNVLEVKQAGFDGAALLGAIWQQEDPVGAFRTVIGALQEK from the coding sequence ATGCCTGTTCCTCCTTTTAACCTGGTGGTAGTTACGCCAGATAATAGTACGCCATTACAAATAGCCCTTTGGCTTGAATTATTAAATGCCGGCGCAGATTACCTTTATGTGCGAGGAGATGTAGAAGCTTATGAGGTGCAGGAAGAGTTGGCGAGGCTTGTTTCCCGGGGATATGCATCTAAGCTGATTCTGCCCCGCACTCAGGCCAAGTCGTTAGAGGCTGCGGTTAGGTATTTCCATGTGAAGGAACGGGAACGGCATACTTCAGAACGGACGTATTCTCCGACTATCCCTTATTCTACCTCCGTTCATGCGCTTTCAGATATAGGAGATTTAGACCCGGTGTTTCAACTGGTGTTTTATAGTCCTCTGTTTCGCAGCATCAGCAAAGAAGGGTACGGGCCAAAAACGGAACTTGCAACAATACAAAAGGAGTGGCAGGCGCTGAAGGCACAGCAAGGGCGTTTGCCCAAAGTCATAGGCTTAGGAGGCATTTCGGCTGACAACGTGCTGGAAGTAAAACAGGCGGGTTTTGATGGGGCGGCTCTGCTGGGGGCTATCTGGCAACAGGAGGATCCGGTAGGGGCTTTCCGCACGGTTATTGGGGCGCTACAGGAGAAGTAA
- the thiM gene encoding hydroxyethylthiazole kinase — protein sequence MQERLWDIISAVRAQAPLVHNITNYVVMNNTANALLAAGASPVMAHAHPEVQDMVSIASALVINIGTLDEYWVESMGLATQQAHALQKPWVLDPVGAGATPYRNQVLEELLTYKPTVIRGNASEIMALVKTSSKTKGVDSTHQSQEALTAGQELSAATGAVVCISGATDLIIHQNQYHSLSNGHPLMAKVTGMGCTASALTGACCAVQPEDPFTATLAAMALMGVTGEVAAEQANGPGTLQLHFLDGLHQLSKEAFLKRVKLGESS from the coding sequence ATGCAGGAGAGACTCTGGGACATCATTTCAGCCGTTAGAGCACAGGCACCGCTGGTGCACAACATCACAAATTACGTGGTCATGAACAACACCGCCAATGCCTTGCTGGCGGCGGGCGCCTCACCGGTCATGGCCCACGCCCACCCCGAAGTACAAGACATGGTTTCCATTGCCAGCGCCTTGGTCATCAACATCGGTACCCTGGACGAGTACTGGGTGGAAAGCATGGGGTTGGCCACCCAGCAGGCACATGCCCTTCAAAAACCTTGGGTCCTGGACCCCGTAGGCGCCGGTGCCACGCCTTACCGCAACCAGGTACTGGAAGAGCTGTTAACGTACAAACCTACTGTCATCAGGGGCAATGCCTCTGAGATAATGGCCCTGGTGAAAACCTCTTCCAAGACCAAAGGCGTAGACAGCACCCATCAAAGCCAGGAAGCCCTAACCGCAGGCCAGGAACTAAGTGCTGCCACCGGAGCCGTGGTCTGCATCTCCGGTGCCACTGACCTCATCATTCACCAAAACCAATACCATAGCCTCTCCAACGGGCACCCGCTCATGGCCAAAGTCACGGGCATGGGCTGTACCGCCAGTGCCCTCACCGGAGCTTGTTGCGCCGTGCAGCCGGAAGATCCGTTTACCGCCACCCTAGCCGCCATGGCGCTGATGGGCGTAACGGGGGAGGTCGCGGCAGAACAAGCTAATGGCCCGGGAACCCTGCAATTGCACTTCCTGGATGGCTTGCATCAATTAAGCAAAGAGGCTTTTCTGAAGCGGGTGAAGTTGGGCGAATCTTCCTGA
- the thiE gene encoding thiamine phosphate synthase, with protein MKTNNPFPYRLYLVTDEKACLGRDFFQVVEAAVKGGVDLVQIREKELPEAAFLEKTLRLRELLDRYGVPLIVNDHLGVAQQSGVAGIHVGNSDVAPQQIREAWAGCGILGYSLEDEAHLQSPHAQLADYVALSPVFATPTKTDTITEWGLEGVRRIRNLTTKPLVAIGRVSAENATDLVTAGADCLAVVSAILSAPDPARVAEDIRNQIEKAL; from the coding sequence ATGAAAACAAACAACCCTTTCCCCTACCGCTTGTACCTCGTCACCGATGAAAAGGCGTGCTTGGGCAGGGACTTCTTTCAGGTAGTGGAGGCGGCGGTGAAGGGCGGGGTGGATCTGGTGCAGATCAGGGAGAAGGAACTACCTGAGGCGGCTTTCCTGGAGAAAACGCTGCGGCTGCGGGAGTTGCTGGACCGGTACGGGGTGCCGCTCATTGTGAACGATCACCTGGGTGTGGCCCAGCAGAGCGGAGTAGCGGGCATTCACGTGGGCAACAGCGATGTGGCGCCACAGCAGATCCGGGAAGCTTGGGCGGGCTGCGGTATTCTGGGGTATTCCCTGGAAGACGAAGCCCATCTCCAGAGCCCGCATGCACAGCTCGCCGATTACGTGGCCTTAAGCCCGGTCTTCGCGACGCCTACTAAAACCGATACCATTACCGAGTGGGGGCTGGAAGGTGTGCGCCGAATCAGAAATTTAACTACAAAACCCTTGGTAGCCATTGGCCGGGTGAGCGCGGAGAACGCCACCGATCTGGTAACGGCCGGCGCCGATTGCCTGGCGGTGGTCTCCGCCATCCTTTCGGCGCCAGATCCGGCTAGGGTTGCCGAGGACATTAGAAACCAAATCGAGAAAGCTTTATGA